One window from the genome of Devosia yakushimensis encodes:
- the cpdR gene encoding cell cycle two-component system response regulator CpdR, translated as MKRILLAEDDNDMRQFLTRALKNAGYEVVSFDNGLSAYERLREEPFALLLSDIVMPEMDGIELARRATELDPDLKVMFITGFAAVALNPDSDAPKDASVLSKPFHLKDLVNEVERLLAA; from the coding sequence ATGAAGCGAATCCTGCTCGCCGAAGATGATAACGACATGCGCCAGTTCCTGACGCGTGCGCTCAAGAATGCCGGCTATGAAGTGGTGAGCTTTGACAATGGCTTATCGGCCTATGAACGACTGCGCGAGGAGCCATTTGCGTTGTTGCTCAGCGATATCGTGATGCCGGAAATGGACGGAATCGAGCTGGCGCGGCGGGCGACGGAACTGGACCCTGACTTGAAGGTGATGTTCATCACCGGCTTTGCCGCCGTGGCGCTGAACCCGGACAGCGACGCGCCTAAGGATGCCTCGGTGCTGAGCAAGCCGTTTCATCTCAAGGACCTGGTGAACGAGGTCGAGCGGTTGCTGGCGGCCTGA
- a CDS encoding phosphodiesterase: protein MTLKFVVMSDLHLLPDGELSLTLDTADRLERAVDAVVARYGDADFCVLAGDLADTGNPAAYERLKSIIARLPIPVHITLGNHDDRPTFLNAFGAHFAAETGKIDKVIDIKGYRVILLDSSEPGRVDGVLEAAQIEWLVARLAEAADRPVIVILHHNANALHIHADTIRILEPDAFVAALKTHPDIRQVIAGHVHLTSTAIWHGLPFTTLAGGHYSVSFEVDRPEAPLRRISGPGQMAVVVGTPDRTTVLFDDFIDGNADIDTIRE, encoded by the coding sequence ATGACGCTGAAATTTGTGGTGATGAGCGACCTCCATCTGCTGCCGGATGGCGAGCTGTCGCTGACGCTCGATACCGCCGACCGCCTGGAGCGCGCCGTGGATGCCGTGGTGGCCCGCTATGGCGATGCCGATTTCTGCGTCCTGGCCGGCGACCTGGCCGATACCGGCAATCCGGCCGCATACGAACGCCTCAAATCCATCATCGCGCGCCTGCCCATCCCGGTTCACATCACCCTGGGCAACCACGACGATCGGCCCACTTTCCTCAATGCCTTCGGCGCCCATTTCGCCGCCGAAACCGGCAAGATCGACAAGGTCATCGATATCAAGGGCTACCGCGTCATCCTGCTCGATTCGTCCGAGCCGGGCCGGGTCGATGGCGTGCTGGAAGCCGCCCAGATCGAATGGCTGGTGGCGCGGCTGGCCGAAGCGGCGGATCGCCCGGTCATCGTCATTCTCCACCACAATGCCAATGCGCTTCATATCCACGCCGATACGATCCGCATTCTCGAGCCCGATGCCTTCGTCGCCGCCCTCAAGACTCATCCCGATATCCGCCAGGTCATTGCCGGCCACGTCCACCTCACCTCCACGGCCATCTGGCATGGCCTGCCCTTCACCACCCTGGCCGGCGGCCATTATTCGGTGAGTTTCGAGGTCGACCGCCCCGAGGCGCCACTGCGCCGCATCAGCGGCCCCGGCCAGATGGCCGTCGTCGTCGGCACGCCCGACCGCACCACCGTCCTGTTCGACGATTTCATCGACGGCAATGCCGATATCGACACCATCCGGGAATAA